The genomic window GTGGATTTCATCGAGATGCGCCTCGCAGAGGGCGATTCGCTCGAAGAGGCCGTGATTTCCGCGGGGGCCGTCCGGCTGCGACCGATCCTGCTCACCGCCCTGGCTGTGATCATCGGAAGTGCTGTGATCCTCTTCGATCCGATCTTCCAAGGGCTGGCATTGGCACTCATGTCGGGCGAGATCGCGGCGACGCTCCTCTCGCAGCCCGCAGTCCCCGTTTTTTATTACATGTTGCGCAAGAGACAGATCGCCAGGCAGAAGCAGGTATTGGCGAATCCCTCCGAACCCGTGCGGAGTTGACGCCGCTCCCGCGCGATTCCTTCCCGAGCGCAGCTTGGATCATAAATACGCTTGCGCTACGTTTCTTGCGTTTGTATCCTTTGGACGAGTCGGCTTTCCCGCCGGGGGCAATCGGCCTCACTCGGAATTGGGACGGGGATCTTTCCCTGACGACGAACGCCGACGAAGAAGGGAGCGAAGTTGCCTCATGGAAATAGAACTCTTCTACTTCGAAAGTTGTCCTCACTGGCTCGACGCCCTGCGCCGCGTGGAGGAGGTGCTAGCCGAGGAAGGTGGAATCCATGAGATTCGCTTGATCCCCATCCGGACGGTTGCGGAAGCGCAAAGACACCGCTTTTTCGGTTCTCCCACGATCCGAATCGGCGAACGGGATATCGACCCCGCGGCCTGGGGTCGAATGGACTACGGCCTTGGCTGTCGCCTCTACGCCAACGTGGACGGCTCGATTCATCCCGTTCCGTCCAAGGAGTTCGTCCGGCAGGCCTTCCGGTCGCACCGACCGCTTTCACTCGCCGAAGCACACGACGAGATCCTTGAATCCATCAAGCATCAACACCCGGAATGGGTGGCTGATCCAATGGAGGAGTGCTCCCGCTGTGTGCGCTACGAATACGAATTGGCCGATCCGCTCATCATGCCGCTCGAGGAGTAGCCGACGGAGAAACCCTCCACGACGGAAGCGGAAAGCAGACCGCTAAGGTGCCTTTTCGCGCTTCTCGGTCTGAATCGCAATCCGCGTGATCCCTTGCTTGCGGATTTCGTCGAGCACGCCCACAACGTTATCGAAAGTCGCCTTCCGATCACTGTTGAGGAAGACCTTGGCCTTCTCCGAACCGACCTCGGCCTTCAGGGCGGCAAGCTTCCCCGGAAGCTCGGCCGTGGAGACCTTGTCGTGGTCGAAATAGACCTCGCCCTTGTCGGTGACCGTGAGGGTAACCTCCTGTTCTTTTCGCTCCTCGCTCCCAGACGTCTGGGCCTTGGGAAGCTGCACGGCCACCCCGGCGTTTTTCACCATGGCCAAGGAGACCATCATGAAGGTGGCTAACAGGAAGAACATCACGTCGATGAACGGGATGATCTCAAGACGCGGGCGATGGCGGCGGGGGGCGGAGACTCGCATGATGCTTGCTCGGGCGTCAATTTCCTTGCGGATTTCCGGCGACCGGCGCCTCCAGCTCCTCCGCCTCGACCGAAGAGCGACCCTCAAAGCGCAGCAGGAGCATCTCCAGCTTGGTGGAAGCCGCTTCCATCTGCCGGCGCATGTTCTCCATGCGGGAGCTGAAGAAGTTAAGGGGCACGATCGCCACGATCGCCACGGTGAGACCGAAGCTCACCGCGATCAACGACTCGGCGACACCCCCGGTGATCGCCGCCTGCTTGCCTGCGAGCTCCCCACCTCCGACGATGCTGAATGCGCGCATCATTCCCGTGACCGTACCGAGAAGGCCGAGCAGCGGCCCCAGGGTCACCGCGGTGTCCAGCACGACGAGCCCCTTGTTGTAGCGATCGAGCTGGGAGTTGGCCGCCTCCAGCAAGGCGTCCGAGACCGACCCGTCCTTGTGACGCATCCCTTCCACGAGCACGTGGATCACCGGATCCTTCGATTTCTCCCCGACGGCCAGCGCCTGAGCGATGCGACCATGCTCGACCAGCTCGAAGATCTTCCGCACGAGAGGGAGATCTCTCCGACGCGCTTCCGTCAGAAGGAAGAGAAAGCGCTCGAAGAGCACCGCCACGGTCGTAACCGACAAGAGGAGAATCGGCCACATGATCGGGCCGCCTTTGAGGAAAAGTTGATAAATCATGGCGCTACGGGAAGTTTCTGCTCACGTACAGGCCGGGGCCGAGGATAATCTCCAGCGCCGCCAATCAAGGGCGAGCTCACTGGTCTCCAAAGGCCGCCGATCCTCCATGCATCGACCTGTACTCAAGACACGGGATCGAAGCAAGCGCCAAATGAATGCTCCGATCAGGCTCTACGACGACCCCTGCCCAAGAGGAGACGGCCGGCCCAGCGTCCGATCGTCCACGCCAGCCGGGCTCGCTCCGCCCAGGAGAGGAGGCGCCAAGCGGAAAGAAGAGAGCTTCTGGCTTTCTTGGGCGTCTGGAGGTTCCAGACGTCACGAACCTCGCGGAAGAGCTGCAAGCCGGGCCGAATCACCTGCGCCAACCGCCAGCCGACTTCGAGCAGGCGCACGGGCGTACGCAATTCTTCGAGAGATGCGGCCAACTCCTCCCGCTGCCGGTCGCAGGCGGCAACGAGCTCCCGCATCCTCTGCTCTCTTATTTCCTGGCGCGATTGTGCAGCCACGCGACGTCCTTCCCCAGCTCGCGTATGGTCTCGGCAAAGGGCGTGCCAAGCGCCTGGATCCGCTTCCATACTCGCCTTCCCACGAAGATCGTGGCACCCAGGCAGAACGCCCCCAATGTCCCCACCGTGGCGATTCGAGCCGTCGGATCGTTCCAGGTCAAAGAGAGCAGGGCAATCCCGATCCAGAGAATCGAAAGGGCGCCTAGGAAAACCCCGGCACCCAGCCAGAGCAGCAGGCGGAGCAACCGCTCGATTTCCGCTTGCAGCTCCACGGAAAAGAGCTCCAAGCGGAGCGCGAGCAGCCGTAGCAGGAGCGTGAGCAGCTTCTGCCCCGAGCCAGTGACCCCGCCGCGCTGCTGCGCTTCCGTCATCTATCGGCGGCTCAAGAGCGCTCCGAGCAGGACGCCGAAGACCACCCCCACACCGACCGCCTGGTAGGGGTGATCGCGGACGATCCGATCGACGTCTTGCACTCCTCCCACCGCACGGTCCGCCAAGCGGTCCTCCCGCTCACCCAGGTACTCGCGCAACGAGCTGATCCGGGCGGTCAGGCGCTCCTGCACGTCGCGAGCCCTTTCTCCGAGGTTGCCCGCCGATTCCTTCACGAGGATCTCCGCGTCGTGCATCACCTCGCGCACATCGTTAAGAAGCTTCTGCCTAGTGACAACTTCGTTCATGCCAAACCTCCTATCCCCATCTTCGGACGGTAGCAGATGCCGGCCTAGGGGCGCAAGCGAGGCTTTTGTGCCGGCCGCCTTCGATCCAGCGCACGTGCCTACTCCCTCCGCGGGAAAGGTCACCGATGACGACCCCTCTTTCGAATTTTGCGCGGGAAAACGAATCTGGCGGTGTTTACTTTGTCTGGAGCGATAGGAAAAAGGCATGAGCAGCGATCCGTTGGATGAGCTTCTGCAGAGCTGGCGGCCGGAGGGTCGGCTCCCCGACGAATTTCAATCCGAGGTCTGGAAGCGGGTGGCCTTACGCTCCCGGATCGCCCTTACGCCGATTCGTCTGAGCCGAGGGACGTGGGCGACGGTTCTAGCCGCTTCCCTTTTCGCATTCCTCCTTGCCACAGGCCAGGTGCTCCGATGGGAGCAGGAGCGCTCCGCTGCGCTCAGAGCCCAATACTTCC from Methylacidimicrobium sp. B4 includes these protein-coding regions:
- a CDS encoding biopolymer transporter ExbD, whose translation is MRVSAPRRHRPRLEIIPFIDVMFFLLATFMMVSLAMVKNAGVAVQLPKAQTSGSEERKEQEVTLTVTDKGEVYFDHDKVSTAELPGKLAALKAEVGSEKAKVFLNSDRKATFDNVVGVLDEIRKQGITRIAIQTEKREKAP
- a CDS encoding MotA/TolQ/ExbB proton channel family protein — its product is MIYQLFLKGGPIMWPILLLSVTTVAVLFERFLFLLTEARRRDLPLVRKIFELVEHGRIAQALAVGEKSKDPVIHVLVEGMRHKDGSVSDALLEAANSQLDRYNKGLVVLDTAVTLGPLLGLLGTVTGMMRAFSIVGGGELAGKQAAITGGVAESLIAVSFGLTVAIVAIVPLNFFSSRMENMRRQMEAASTKLEMLLLRFEGRSSVEAEELEAPVAGNPQGN
- a CDS encoding phage holin family protein, with amino-acid sequence MTEAQQRGGVTGSGQKLLTLLLRLLALRLELFSVELQAEIERLLRLLLWLGAGVFLGALSILWIGIALLSLTWNDPTARIATVGTLGAFCLGATIFVGRRVWKRIQALGTPFAETIRELGKDVAWLHNRARK
- a CDS encoding YqjD family protein, which produces MNEVVTRQKLLNDVREVMHDAEILVKESAGNLGERARDVQERLTARISSLREYLGEREDRLADRAVGGVQDVDRIVRDHPYQAVGVGVVFGVLLGALLSRR